One region of Paralichthys olivaceus isolate ysfri-2021 chromosome 12, ASM2471397v2, whole genome shotgun sequence genomic DNA includes:
- the fabp7a gene encoding fatty acid binding protein 7, brain, a, producing the protein MVDAFCASWKLVDSHNFDEYMKALGVGFATRQVGNVTKPTVVISQDGDKVVVKTLSTFRNTEISSKLGEEFDETTPDDRHVKSTFTMDGDKLVQVQKWDGKETKFVREMKDGKMVMTLTFEGVQAVRTYEKA; encoded by the exons ATGGTCGATGCTTTCTGCGCCTCGTGGAAACTGGTGGACAGCCACAACTTTGATGAATACATGAAGGCTCTGG GTGTTGGTTTTGCCACAAGACAAGTGGGCAATGTGACCAAACCGACTGTGGTGATCAGCCAGGATGGAGACAAAGTGGTGGTGAAGACACTGAGCACCTTCAGAAACACCGAGATCTCCTCCAAACTGGGAGAGGAGTTCGACGAGACCACGCCCGACGACCGCCACGTCAAA TCGACCTTCACCATGGACGGAGACAAACTTGTGCAGGTGCAGAAGTGGGACGGGAAGGAGACCAAGTTTGTGAGAGAAATGAAGGATGGGAAGATGGTGATG actttgacctttgaggGAGTCCAGGCCGTCCGCACGTATGAGAAAGCGTAA